The DNA sequence CGTATCGCCTTATCTGTCTTACCGGCTTCATAGCAGAGATTGGCATAGACAACGACGGCCATCTTACCGGCATGCCGGTTCCCGTAGCTGTCCAGAATATGCTCGAAATCCGGCTCAACCTCGACAAATGCCTTAGCGGCATCGGTGTCGTTGCGCCGGGTCTCGTATTTCTGCATCGCCTGCCGCAATAGATCGGATGCCGTGTTTTCGGCCCTGTTGGAAAAATAGCGGAAAGCGACCAACGCAATGACGAGGATGAAAAATGCGCAGGTTGCATAAATAATTTCTTTCTGATAGCGCCGTCCGAACCGGATCAGGTGCCCGGTAAACGTGATAAATTCATCCGGCTCTCTCAACAGTTGTTTTCGGGTTACGCGTTTTTTTGCCATTACTCCTCCAGGTGACATCAGAAACACCCGGTCAACCAAGCGTCCGCTGAGCGTTTCTATGCAAATCAATACTATCGTTAAAACCGTATGTCATTTTATCCGGGCCCTGATCCTGTTCCAGCCTTCGTCGGGGATGTTGGCACCCACCACCCGGCAAACCTCATAACCACAGGCGGAGCCAAGGACGCCACATTTTTCAAGTGGAAAGCCGTTCACCATGCCGAACAGGAACCCGGAGGCCCAAAGGTCTCCGGCACCGGTGGTGTCAACCACTTCCCCCAACCCGGTTACCGGCTCGATTTTTACGATGTCGGCATCCCTGGCAATGTAGCTGCCCCTTGCGCCTACCTTCAGCACGGCAATGTCCGCTTTACGTGCGAGCGACGCAATAGCGGCCTCCTCATCGTTCCGACCGGTAAAGGCTCGAACCTCGTCTTCGTTGCCGATCAGGATGTCGACATAGCGTTCGACAATATCTTCGAGGATGTCCCGCGATGCCTCGACGATCGTATAACTTGCCAGGTCGAGAGAAATTAAAGCGCCCGCATTCTTGGCGCATTTGACGGCGGCATAAATCAATTCCTCGTTGAACAAAAGGTAACCTTCGACATGCACGATGGCCACATCGGAGAATTCGCTTGCGGCGACTTCATCCACGGTCAATTCGGAAGATGCCCCCAGAAAGGTAAACATGGACCGCTGGGCATCGGGTGTTATAATGGAAAGCACCCTCCCCGTGGGGGATGCGGATTTGAACAGATGGGGTTCGACACCATTTGTTCTCAGAGCTTCTTCGAACAGGGCTGCCAGCTCGTCCTTGCCACATTTGCCGATGAACCGCGACAATCCGCCGAGTTTCGCGATACCAACGGTCGTGTTGCAGGCGGAACCGCCTGGAACGGTGGTTGTGCCGTTTCGTGTCGTGGCCAGCGCCATATCCATGAAAGGGAGGTCCACAAGCATCATTCCGCCTTTGGCGCCTCCCGTTTTTTCCAAAAAATCATCGTTTTCGTAGGCGAGGACGTCCATCAAGGCGGATCCGATGCCGGCTATTTTTTTTGGGGGGTTGTTTTTCAGCATGTTTCAACACCTAAGATCGCGCTATCTACCACAACAGCGACTTGTAGATCCACCCGCTGTCCCCGTCCGCGTGGAGAATATGTCGCCAGTTGCCCTTTTTGCCGATAACTTTAAATGGGATTCCGCTGCCCACTGTAAAAATGACGGGATTGTCCGTCCCGGGCCCCGAACGAACATTGCAGTTTTCCCTGACGGTAATCACGGTCGGTGTGTTATCGACAAGGGATTTATGGATCCAGCCCTTGTCGCCCTCATAATCGGTGAAGCCGTACCAGTCGCCCGATTTACGTTCCACCATGATCGGATGATATTTTTCGACCTGCCACAGCACTTCGTGGTTCGTTCCGGGGCCCGATCGGATATTGGCGATGGATGCCGAAACGGCCATGCGGTCCGCCAATGCGGTTCCAGCCGCAACCAGACTCCACAGCACCAATACCGCTGTATAATATTTAACGTTATGCATCGCTATCAACCATTGGGGCCGGGAATGGTATACGTGGTGCACGAACCGCTGGAACAGGTGCGGGTTTGAGACGTGGCTCCGGCTTTCTGCCCATTGCCGGTGCCCATGGCAAAACTCGTTGAACTGAGAACCCGTTCGCACTCCTGCGACCCGCATTGCGGGCAGCTAAGGTCCACCTCGTCATTTTTATTCATCACCAGCAACTCAAAAAACTCATTGCATTTCAAACACTTGAATTCAAATATCGGCATTTTCCCCGTCCTTTGTCTGCGTTTTTTCCAAAGTATTATTTTTACAATTACAGGAAAGTGTTTGTCAAGGAAGGATGCCTTTTTGGTTGGTGTCAAAAACGCCCGGGCCATCCGTTGCGTGAAACGGGAGAGCGGCAGGAAGTGCAATTCTGAAAAGCGTCCCTTTGGCCGGCTCGCTTTCGACATGGATGCTGCCGTTGTGCTTCCGCACGATTTCGTGGGAGATGTACAGGCCCAGGCCGGTTCCCTCCCCGACCTCTTTGGTCGTAAAAAACGGTTTGAACATGTCCCGCCGGACGTCTGGCGTTACCCCCGGCCCGGAATCCTCGCAAGAAAAAATGACGCGACCGCTTTGCGGCTCATAACCGGTCGAAAGGGTGACCTCCCCCCCGTTCCGGTCAGTGGCTTGAAGGGCATTTTTGAGGATGTTCACGGCCACCTGACCCAGGCTGGCATAGTTGCCGCAAATCCGCGGAAGATCGTCGCCGAGACGGAGATCGACCCGTGGGCAGGCCGGTTTGAACTGGTTTCTGAGCACGCGCACCGCGTCACCGATAACGGCATTCAGATCAACCTTTTCCTTGTAGCTGCTCGTCTGCCGCGACAGCCCCAGGAGGCTGGCCACAACCGCTTTGGCTCTTTTGAGCTCCCGGCCGGCAACCCTCAGATCCTGCAGTACAGCGGCTTTGTCTCCGACAAGTCCGTCGTCTTTTTCGAGCTCCTCCACGCCGGATTGAAGGAGGCTGATGGAGGAAGCCAGCGGATTGTTCAATTCGTGAGCGGTACCGGCCACCAGCAGACCGATGGAGGCAAGGCTTTCCGATCGCACCAGTTGTTCCTGGGTTTTTTCCTTTTCCAAAAGCGCCCCCTGCAGCTCTCTGGTTCGCTGATCGACACGCAGTTCCAGCGTTTTGTTGAGTTCGTCAAGACGGCGGTAGGATGAAGCGTTCTCGACAGCCAGAGTGGTCTGCATGGCCAGGGTGGTTAGAAGGTCGATCTCTTCCCTGCTGAACAGGTTGCCGTTTTTCTTCTGGCCGCAACCGATGAAGCCGAGGAGGCGTCCATTGAAAATAAGCGGTAAAACAATCTCCACGGAAATGGCGGCCATATCGTCAAGCACCTGCCGGGCGGAAGCCTCTCCTCTTTTTTCCAGGAGTTTCGTTTTGATGACGGCCTGGCGGCGCCGCCTTAACCAGTTGACCAGCGGCGATTGCTGCAAATAGACATTTTTTGACCCGCATGAACCCTTCTGGCAAGCGACGGGAACCACCTGAAACCCCGCCGCAGTAAACGTATTCAGAAACAGATGGCAGGCACTCAGCCTGATCCGATCGATGGCGGTAATGGAAAGGTGGCGGGCGATGGCGGCCACATCCAGGGTTGAAATAATCGTTTGCCCAAGTTTTTTGACGACTTTCTGGTGGTCGAACTTCTCTCTGTGAAAGCGTTGATCGAGGGCTTTCTGAATGTACGTTTTGACCGGACCGAAAATCGTAGCGACAATCACAAAAAGCACCAGGTTGTAGAATAGCCTGTTTTCCAAGCCAAGCCAGGTCAGGTACTTGTTGGCCATGATGACCATCAGGGAATATACACACAGCAACGAGGCCGTCAACAACGAGTACAAAAGGCTTTTCTTGATGATGCCCCCCATGTCCAGCAGATCATATCGCAGAAGTCCGACGGTAAAAACGGCTAAAGGTATGAAACTGAAAGCCCCGGGTGGGTAGATGGAAAATCCCAAAATAGGAAACACATTCAACCCGTTTAGCATCCCCATGGTGCCGAAACCGATGCACAGATATGTCAGTTTGTTTTTCCGAATGCTGCTGGTTTCACGATGAATTGCCATTCCCAGCAGGAACAGGCAATACATCAGCGTCATGAGGGCGCCGATGCCGATAAGCGGATAAAGTGTTCCGCCTCGGCCGAAATATCCGAAAGTGTGGTGCTGCATGCCTGCAATCATATAAGGCGTGAAGGCGAAAGGCATCAGCAGGGCGGCATAGACGTACGCAGCTGCCGGCAACCACTTGTGGCCGTTTATATCGAGGTAGGATCTAAAAAAGTGCATGAACAACGGGATGGTGAAAACGACGGAGCAGTGATCCAAACGGCTAGTCCAGAGTGCCAACGGCCTGGATCCGGTGTTGAAAAGCACAAGAATGTCCACATAGAGAAAGGTGCCGGAAAGGGATATGCAAAAAAGCAGACGGTTCACCGGCGTTTCAAGCCCCTTTCTCAAGGTCAGCAGCCCAAGGGCTGCATAACACAAAAGCGTCAAAAGCGGTGGGAGAGAATATAGCATGGCTCGACCGTCCATCATCTGTCCTTGTTTGGGCTCTTTCGGGGGACGCATACGGAGTAGTTACTGGATCACTTGGACCCTTGAATCCTCGGCCCCTATACCCTATTTAAATGGACAGGAAGGAGGGTGCAAGACGGGAAGGCTTGGGATATAATACGGAGATAAATTGGGGAGGGAGGAAACAGGTTTTCAGGCGGTTGATGATATGCCGCCTTGAAAAGACCTGCATTGATTTTCGGGTTTGCCGGAATTCTGCCTATTATGATTCGCTTGCCTACCCTGCAGCAAGCTGCAGGGAATGCGCTCGCTATCTCGGTTCAACCGGTTGTATTCTCCAGCATCTCCCGGGCATGCGCCAGGGTTTTGGGCGTCATCTCTTCCCCTCCCAACATCCTGGCTATTTCCGTCACCCGGTCCTGCCTGTTCAGCCGGTCGATAACGGTTCTGGTTCTGCCGGCATGAACCTGTTTTGAAATCCTGTAATGGACGCTGCCGAATTTGGCTATCTGTGGCAGGTGGGTAATGCAGATCACCTGGTGAATGGCCGACAGATCGGACAATTTTTTCCCTACGACTTCCGCAACACCGCCGCCGATGCCGGCATCCACTTCGTCGAAAACAACGGTTTCGACGGCATCTTTGTGTGCCAGAATGGCTTTTAGCGCCAGAACGACGCGTGAAAGCTCTCCCCCGGAAGCGATGTCCGCCAGCGGCTTCAAGGTCTCCCCGACATTGGGGGCTATCATGAACGCGGCGCTTTCCAGGCCCGTTTCGGTGATCGCGTACCCCTCGGTCTGCAGGTGCTCGTCAATGCTCTTCTCCGCGGGTGTTTTCGACAATATCACCTGAAAGCGGGTGTGCGGCATTTTGAGGGAGGCCAGTTCCCGTTCCACCTTTTTGCCCACCGCATCGGCAGCTTCCCCCCTTTTTTTCGAAAGCCGTCTGCAGGTCTGCAGGGTTTCAGCATAAGCCTTTTCAAGCGCCGATTCGACAGAAACGATGGTGTCTCCCAGGTTTTGAATGGCATCCATTTCCCGCTGGATGTTGTCGGCCCGTTCCAGTACTTTTTCCAGGGAATCACCATATTTTCGCTTCAGGGCACTCAACAACTCCAACCGCTCTTCTATCTCCGTGAGGCGCGTTTCATCCGTCCGTATCCGCGGCAGATAATCACGCAGTTCGTGAACGATGTCCTCTATCGTGAAAACGGCGTCGGCAACACCCTCCGCCGGCGCGGCCAGCAACGGATCCATCGGAGCGACCGCCGCCAGTTCCTTTTTTACATGGGACAGCTGCTCAACGACGGCACCGCTGGCGTTGTAAAGGAGTTCCATGCAGTTGTAGACCGTCTGGTACAGCCTTTCGGCATTTTTCAGCCGTGAAGCCTCCTGCGCCAGTTCGCTGTCCTCGCCGGGTGAAACCCGTGCCGACTGTATCTCTTTTTTCTGAAAACCCAGGAGTTCGATCTGATCGGCCTGGTTTTTCCTCTGCCGTTTGAGCCGTCTCAACTCCCGCATCAGGGAGGCCTGCCGGTGATAGGCATCGAAAACCTTTTGCCGAAGTGCGGCAGCGCCCCCGAACTGATCGAGAATCAGAAGCTGACGGTCTTCTTTCATCAGCCCCTGATGCGCATGCTGGCCGGAAATGCTGGCCATGTGCCGGGTGATTTCCTTCAAAACCTGCATGGTGGTCAACCGGCCGTTCACGTAAACGCGATGTCGCTCTTGGCGGGAAATGGTCCGCTTGATCAGAAGGCCTTCTGCAGTATCGAAGTCTTGGGCCCGCATGGCCTCGGCCGCCGGGCTGGCGGGACCAACAGTGAAAAACGCCTCCAACTCGGCTGTTTCGGCCCCGGTCCTTATCAAGTTCGCTGATGCCCGGCTCCCGAGAAGCAGGTTGACGGCGTTGATGATGATCGATTTTCCGGCACCGGTTTCGCCGCTTAAAATCGACAGCCCCCCGGATAAACGGATGCGCAGGTCGTCGATAATGGCGAAATTTTTTATGAACAGTTCCTGCAGCATGAATCAGTACTTCCGCCGCACCTTGGCAATGTTGTCCACATCCCCCATCACGATGAGCGTCATCCCCTTCTCAAGAATCAACTGCGGCGAGGGGTTGAACTCCATCTCCCGGTTCCGGTGCCTGACGCCTAGAACCAGCAGCTCATGATCCTTCTTCAAGCTGCTTTCCATGAGGCTTTCTCCGACCAGCGGCGACTGGTCGGAAATATTGATCTGGTGAATGCGCAGGTTTCCCCTGCTGCTGCGCAGCATGCTGTCCAGAAAATCGACGGCCGCCGGACGTATCATTTCGGAAGCCATTCTCAGGGCGCCGATGTAATTGGGTGAAACGACACTGTTGGCCCCGGCACGCCGCATTTTTGGCTCGAGATCCTTGCTGATGACCCGGCTGATAATCCTCACCCGGCTGTTGAGCATCCTGGCGCTCATGGTGGTAAAGAGGTTGTCCTTGTCGGAAGAAAGCGTCACGATGATCCCCGCCGCCTTATCGATTCCGGCCGCCGTCAGGCTGGCATCGTCGGCGGCATCACCCTGGATGTAAAGCAAGTCTCCAACCTCTTTGCAGCGATCGATACTCTCTGCGTCCTTCTCGATAAGCACCGCCGTCTCCCCGTTTTTGATGAGTTCGGCAAGTACCGGCCGGCCGGTCTCCCCTCCGCCGCAAACGATGTAGTGGTTTTTCAGTTTGCTGATCTCTTTTTCCATCTTTTTTTTCCTCAAGATCCCCGAAAGTTCGCCATCGATGATGATTGCCGTCAGGGTACTGATGCCGTACAGGATGACCCCCATGCCAAAGGTGATCAGGATGATGGTGTAAATTTGGGCTGCTACGTTGCCGGTTACGGCGGTCACCTCGCCATAGCCGACCGTCGTCAGGGATATGACGGTCATGAACAGGCAGTCCATGAAACTGCTCTGGCCCCGGTAAATGATATAATATCCCAAACTGCCCGCCATGATTACACAGAAGACAACGATCAGAATCAGGATAAGTCGTCGTTTGATCCCCATTAAAATTCGACCTGCTGGACGGGTTCGCAGCGGCTGATGGCGCGCCGTATCTTTTGTTGTTCATGCCGGTCGGCAACGGGTACGACCAGGGAAACCGGGCGGCCGCTCTCGTCGGTTTTGTACTGAAATTGTTGGATGAACCCGGCAACGCGGGCATAGCAGACGCCTCCGGCACCGCAGCAGGTGGTGTCGAAAAGCGCGCACCCGACCAGGTATAATACGTCACGGCCTTCAAAGGGAAGTACCGCTTCTTTGGCGAAAAGATACTCCCCGCCGATGGCCTTGACCGACCGGTTCAGTTCTGGGTGGACGAAATCTTTTGTATCGATTGTCACCATACGCACACAGCCGCCTTTCGACAAATGGCCCTCAACGGTGACGACACTTCTACCATCTTACCAGAGGGTGCCATGATCAGCCGGTAGCTATTGGCCGTCCCCCCTCTGCCGGACGAAACCAGGGCCGGGCTTCATTGCCGCGCTTCTGCGGTTCAGGCACACTCGGCAACGGTCATTACTGCATGCCTGGCACGCAAAACAGCGCTTACAGTTGTTTTTCTTGAGGGTCCCGGGGATCCGCGCGGGAACATATACCTTGCCGATCAACCCGGGCCTGCAGACAAAAGGCATGGCACCATCCTAATTATATTGAACATAAAAGCAAGTCCCTAAAATTTGAAACGCTCAATTTAGGTTGTAGTCGCCATAATAAAATACTGCTATACAGGATCGGTGTCAAACATAGAACGAGAATGCAACAGGATCTTGCTTAAATGAGCATTGTGTATTATCATTCCGTAAAGTCCGTTCAAATCGGAAAGGCAAACGGCATTTTCATCGAAGCAGGCATATGATTTTTACCTCAGGTCCGGCGACCCGGCATCCCATCATCGTTCTGATTGTGGCATTCTGCATGCTCACTTCCGCATGCGCCTCGGGCCGAAAAAAGACCGAACCGGTTCCAAAATGGCTTACGTCAACACCTTCGGACGACCAGTATTTCTATGCCGTGGGCATTTCAGGAAAGACCCGTATGATCAAGGATGCCTGGAATCAGGCGGCAAACCGCGCCAGGGCGGAGTTGGGACGGGTGATCGTTTCGCATGTGTCCAGCCACGACCTCGTAATCAGCACGTCTAAAAGTGAGTATTCCAGACAGCTCGTGGAAGTGCTGTCCGACACGGAGCTCAACTACACGGAAGTCGTCGAGCGCTGGTATGACAAACAGGGCCGTTACGGCCCGGCCGACCATTATTACGTGCTCATCCGAATGGAAAGAAAACAAGCCGCCGCCATCCTGAAAACGTTGCAGTAACTCAGTTATGATACGGGGAGGACCCCATGTTGAAAAAAGCACTCTTGACGCTGATTTCCCTGGGCGCGGTCTTCGGACTTCTCTCTGCTGACGCGGCTGACGCCAATGATAACCCATCGTCGCTGCAAGTAGAAAATGCGGTTATCTGCCGTGTCGTGGAAAACCGCGTTCCCCTGGGGACCGGGAATGTTTTTACGAGCGATGCCGGCAAGCTGTATTGTTTTACCAAGATTGTGGGCGCCGTAAACGATACCGTTGTCACCCACCGGTGGTTCTTGAACGGCGACCTGAAATCTTCGGTGAATTTACCCGTGAAATCGAAAAGCTGGCGAACGTGGAGCAGCAAACGCATCGATGCGGGCGACGCCGGAGATTGGATGGTGGAAGTCGTTTCGGCGGACGGGGTCGTCCTATCCAGCATTATCTTCCTGGTACAGCAGTAGATGCCCGGGCTCATAGGACCCGCCACTGGTATCACCCCGGAAGGATGGTGTTTTGATACCGCTAAAACATGTGACCGCTAAATCCCAATATCAAAATTCTAAACAAATCCAAATATCAAATGATTTAATGACAGAAAATCAAACCAAACGACCGGTGGTTACAGGCACCTTTTGATCATTTGAATTTCGGCCATTCGATATTGTTTGGGATTTCGGGTTTTCGTATTTGAAATTTTGCTGTCTCGATTACCGGCACACATGGAGCTACCTGCCGATCTGACAATGTTGCCACGATGTGTTCCGCCGGAGCCCTTGAAAGGGGCCATTCGATTTTCTCATTTCAATACGGCAATCGT is a window from the Deltaproteobacteria bacterium genome containing:
- a CDS encoding tetratricopeptide repeat protein — translated: MAKKRVTRKQLLREPDEFITFTGHLIRFGRRYQKEIIYATCAFFILVIALVAFRYFSNRAENTASDLLRQAMQKYETRRNDTDAAKAFVEVEPDFEHILDSYGNRHAGKMAVVVYANLCYEAGKTDKAIRLFEKALNDTGSKGEYRNLILSSLGYAYEQKEDLKAAVTYFEDIAGNDNPIAKDVALFNLGRLYEKLGEGEKSRKAFTRLISDFKDSVYYDLANEKMAG
- a CDS encoding adenosine kinase encodes the protein MLKNNPPKKIAGIGSALMDVLAYENDDFLEKTGGAKGGMMLVDLPFMDMALATTRNGTTTVPGGSACNTTVGIAKLGGLSRFIGKCGKDELAALFEEALRTNGVEPHLFKSASPTGRVLSIITPDAQRSMFTFLGASSELTVDEVAASEFSDVAIVHVEGYLLFNEELIYAAVKCAKNAGALISLDLASYTIVEASRDILEDIVERYVDILIGNEDEVRAFTGRNDEEAAIASLARKADIAVLKVGARGSYIARDADIVKIEPVTGLGEVVDTTGAGDLWASGFLFGMVNGFPLEKCGVLGSACGYEVCRVVGANIPDEGWNRIRARIK
- a CDS encoding SH3 domain-containing protein translates to MHNVKYYTAVLVLWSLVAAGTALADRMAVSASIANIRSGPGTNHEVLWQVEKYHPIMVERKSGDWYGFTDYEGDKGWIHKSLVDNTPTVITVRENCNVRSGPGTDNPVIFTVGSGIPFKVIGKKGNWRHILHADGDSGWIYKSLLW
- a CDS encoding zinc ribbon domain-containing protein, coding for MPIFEFKCLKCNEFFELLVMNKNDEVDLSCPQCGSQECERVLSSTSFAMGTGNGQKAGATSQTRTCSSGSCTTYTIPGPNG
- a CDS encoding GAF domain-containing protein — its product is MLYSLPPLLTLLCYAALGLLTLRKGLETPVNRLLFCISLSGTFLYVDILVLFNTGSRPLALWTSRLDHCSVVFTIPLFMHFFRSYLDINGHKWLPAAAYVYAALLMPFAFTPYMIAGMQHHTFGYFGRGGTLYPLIGIGALMTLMYCLFLLGMAIHRETSSIRKNKLTYLCIGFGTMGMLNGLNVFPILGFSIYPPGAFSFIPLAVFTVGLLRYDLLDMGGIIKKSLLYSLLTASLLCVYSLMVIMANKYLTWLGLENRLFYNLVLFVIVATIFGPVKTYIQKALDQRFHREKFDHQKVVKKLGQTIISTLDVAAIARHLSITAIDRIRLSACHLFLNTFTAAGFQVVPVACQKGSCGSKNVYLQQSPLVNWLRRRRQAVIKTKLLEKRGEASARQVLDDMAAISVEIVLPLIFNGRLLGFIGCGQKKNGNLFSREEIDLLTTLAMQTTLAVENASSYRRLDELNKTLELRVDQRTRELQGALLEKEKTQEQLVRSESLASIGLLVAGTAHELNNPLASSISLLQSGVEELEKDDGLVGDKAAVLQDLRVAGRELKRAKAVVASLLGLSRQTSSYKEKVDLNAVIGDAVRVLRNQFKPACPRVDLRLGDDLPRICGNYASLGQVAVNILKNALQATDRNGGEVTLSTGYEPQSGRVIFSCEDSGPGVTPDVRRDMFKPFFTTKEVGEGTGLGLYISHEIVRKHNGSIHVESEPAKGTLFRIALPAALPFHATDGPGVFDTNQKGILP
- the recN gene encoding DNA repair protein RecN — protein: MLQELFIKNFAIIDDLRIRLSGGLSILSGETGAGKSIIINAVNLLLGSRASANLIRTGAETAELEAFFTVGPASPAAEAMRAQDFDTAEGLLIKRTISRQERHRVYVNGRLTTMQVLKEITRHMASISGQHAHQGLMKEDRQLLILDQFGGAAALRQKVFDAYHRQASLMRELRRLKRQRKNQADQIELLGFQKKEIQSARVSPGEDSELAQEASRLKNAERLYQTVYNCMELLYNASGAVVEQLSHVKKELAAVAPMDPLLAAPAEGVADAVFTIEDIVHELRDYLPRIRTDETRLTEIEERLELLSALKRKYGDSLEKVLERADNIQREMDAIQNLGDTIVSVESALEKAYAETLQTCRRLSKKRGEAADAVGKKVERELASLKMPHTRFQVILSKTPAEKSIDEHLQTEGYAITETGLESAAFMIAPNVGETLKPLADIASGGELSRVVLALKAILAHKDAVETVVFDEVDAGIGGGVAEVVGKKLSDLSAIHQVICITHLPQIAKFGSVHYRISKQVHAGRTRTVIDRLNRQDRVTEIARMLGGEEMTPKTLAHAREMLENTTG
- a CDS encoding potassium channel protein, translating into MGIKRRLILILIVVFCVIMAGSLGYYIIYRGQSSFMDCLFMTVISLTTVGYGEVTAVTGNVAAQIYTIILITFGMGVILYGISTLTAIIIDGELSGILRKKKMEKEISKLKNHYIVCGGGETGRPVLAELIKNGETAVLIEKDAESIDRCKEVGDLLYIQGDAADDASLTAAGIDKAAGIIVTLSSDKDNLFTTMSARMLNSRVRIISRVISKDLEPKMRRAGANSVVSPNYIGALRMASEMIRPAAVDFLDSMLRSSRGNLRIHQINISDQSPLVGESLMESSLKKDHELLVLGVRHRNREMEFNPSPQLILEKGMTLIVMGDVDNIAKVRRKY
- a CDS encoding LPP20 family lipoprotein: MIFTSGPATRHPIIVLIVAFCMLTSACASGRKKTEPVPKWLTSTPSDDQYFYAVGISGKTRMIKDAWNQAANRARAELGRVIVSHVSSHDLVISTSKSEYSRQLVEVLSDTELNYTEVVERWYDKQGRYGPADHYYVLIRMERKQAAAILKTLQ
- a CDS encoding DUF2914 domain-containing protein, with the protein product MLKKALLTLISLGAVFGLLSADAADANDNPSSLQVENAVICRVVENRVPLGTGNVFTSDAGKLYCFTKIVGAVNDTVVTHRWFLNGDLKSSVNLPVKSKSWRTWSSKRIDAGDAGDWMVEVVSADGVVLSSIIFLVQQ